From one Lycium ferocissimum isolate CSIRO_LF1 chromosome 7, AGI_CSIRO_Lferr_CH_V1, whole genome shotgun sequence genomic stretch:
- the LOC132064798 gene encoding uncharacterized protein LOC132064798, with amino-acid sequence MALQLENLVESIKSKVRKLKKSKKPYIKMDKSSSVRVEIRSKKARKLIDKTLQAADHPGKSSLS; translated from the coding sequence ATGGCGCTACAATTGGAGAATTTGGTAGAATCGATAAAATCGAAGGTGAGGAAATTGAAGAAATCGAAGAAACCGTATATCAAAATGGACAAAAGCTCGAGTGTGAGAGTGGAGATTCGCAGCAAAAAGGCACGTAAGCTCATTGACAAGACTCTTCAAGCTGCTGATCATCCTGGCAAGAGTAGCCTCTCTTAG
- the LOC132064796 gene encoding uncharacterized protein LOC132064796 — protein sequence MQAPVWGPRLANLLSRSCKTTNTLRAFSSSSAAPLSNQSRGGLPRFYSEKLPPSKDGIVRVKGDEFWHMTRVLRLTIHDRVELFDGKGGLVEGCIQNIDQTGLDIVALENPKSVSPHNTQWHVYAAFGTLKGGRADWLVEKCTELGACSVTPLLTERSPSISGNRVDRLQRVSFAAAKQCQRLHEMVLNPPIKVGGLLPLVKNSKLSFIATAEAKPVFSALSSIKRESSGLMIIGPEGDFTEGELNVILEAGATAVGLGPHRLRVETATVALLSALMLWCDGQEIFKV from the exons ATGCAAGCCCCAGTTTGGGGTCCTCGGTTAGCCAATCTGTTGAGTCGTTCATGCAAAACAACAAACACTTTGCGGGCATTCTCATCATCATCAGCAGCACCTTTATCTAACCAGTCTCGCGGTGGCCTTCCTCGTTTCTACTCCGAAAAGCTCCCTCCTTCCAAG GATGGCATTGTTCGTGTTAAAGGTGATGAATTCTGGCACATGACTAGGGTCTTAAGGTTGACAATCCATGATAG GGTAGAACTATTTGATGGAAAAGGAGGATTAGTTGAAGGCTGTATACAGAACATTGATCAGACAGGATTGGATATTGTGGCTCTCGAGAATCCAAAGTCAGTATCTCCTCATAACACACAGTGGCATGTCTATGCTGCATTTG GTACTCTCAAGGGAGGCCGCGCCGATTGGCTTGTGGAGAAATGTACA GAGCTAGGAGCCTGTAGTGTGACCCCCTTATTGACGGAACGGTCTCCTTCAATATCAGGAAATCGCGTGGACAGATTACAACGTGTCAGTTTTGCTGCAGCTAAACAAT GCCAACGGCTGCATGAAATGGTTCTAAATCCTCCTATAAAAGTTGGTGGACTTTTACCTCTT GTAAAAAATTCAAAGCTTTCATTTATTGCCACGGCAGAAGCTAAACCAGTTTTTAGtgctctaagttccattaaaaGAGAATCATCTGGACTGATGATAATTGGACCAGAAGGAG ACTTCACAGAGGGAGAGTTAAACGTGATTCTGGAGGCTGGGGCAACTGCTGTTGGTCTTGGACCACATCGTCTACGAGTTGAAACTGCTACAGTGGCTCTTTTGTCAGCATTAATGTTGTGGTGTGACGGTCAGGAGATATTCAAGGTCTAG